One Helicobacter cetorum MIT 00-7128 DNA window includes the following coding sequences:
- a CDS encoding biotin synthase, whose protein sequence is MLSFYLCYNQSLILRKTIMQEIFLCSISNVRSGDCKEDCAYCTQSSHHQGKIKRYKFKDEKVVLEEARALRELGALGFCLVTSGRELDDEKCEYIAKLAHAINKEELGLHLIACCGRADLDKLEYLRDSGIHSYNHNLETSQNFFPKICSTHTWEERFITCENTLRAGLGLCSGGIFGLGESWEDRMDMLRSLQTLGPHTTPINFFIKNPVLPIEIETLSADEALECVIMAKEFLPNARLMVAGGREVVFKGDEEAKLFEYGINAVVLGDYLTTKGLASKRDIEKLLSYGLKMATSCH, encoded by the coding sequence ATTTTAAGTTTTTATCTTTGCTATAATCAATCTTTAATATTAAGGAAAACAATTATGCAAGAGATTTTTTTATGCTCTATTTCAAATGTGCGTAGTGGGGATTGCAAAGAAGATTGTGCCTATTGCACGCAAAGCTCACACCATCAAGGCAAAATCAAGCGCTACAAGTTTAAAGATGAAAAAGTAGTGTTAGAAGAGGCTAGAGCCTTAAGAGAATTAGGGGCTTTGGGGTTTTGCTTGGTAACTTCTGGGCGTGAATTAGATGATGAAAAATGCGAATACATTGCTAAATTAGCCCACGCTATCAACAAAGAAGAGCTAGGCTTACATTTAATTGCATGTTGTGGAAGAGCAGATTTGGACAAACTAGAATATTTAAGAGATTCAGGTATTCATAGTTATAACCATAATTTAGAAACTTCGCAAAATTTCTTTCCCAAGATTTGCTCCACGCATACTTGGGAAGAACGCTTTATTACATGTGAAAATACTCTAAGAGCGGGGCTAGGGCTATGTAGTGGGGGGATTTTTGGACTTGGGGAGAGTTGGGAAGATAGAATGGATATGTTGCGCTCTTTGCAAACCCTAGGGCCTCATACCACACCCATTAATTTCTTTATCAAAAATCCGGTGTTGCCTATTGAGATAGAGACTTTGAGCGCTGATGAAGCCTTAGAATGCGTGATTATGGCAAAAGAATTTTTACCTAATGCTAGACTTATGGTTGCTGGGGGGCGTGAGGTAGTGTTTAAGGGTGATGAGGAGGCTAAGTTATTTGAGTATGGCATTAATGCGGTGGTGTTAGGGGATTATCTCACTACCAAAGGACTAGCATCCAAAAGAGATATTGAGAAATTGCTCTCTTATGGCTTAAAAATGGCTACAAGTTGTCATTAA
- a CDS encoding outer membrane protein produces MILNTYQQNRNKIKIFSQSLALSTLLSSMLVAEDNGFYASIGYQIGQAQQKVNNKSSVITQKIISEMQNDANYIANNNNGVLNSLSNSILNAFFNALSNTNAIASCANGQIDCSNNQAGVIKTIQKRLEADSNTQKAYYSSLNLQNLATQLIATIGQSSWNKAHTYNPLVDIMKLSSANLNSMVKNSISLFPNIDNLNPQSSMNQVQKDYNALKVFVDKANLLNNALEKPLMDSYLNELNNIASETHSQEAINSLKNIQEQFQGINALINEQASSGGCSYSNNPPYFATANSTNNLGTGCNQTLAINVLSSDLQKKLETLQNTLANDLKHLADVPNNSAKNAYAQILETMKNQVGGILNANTLSNLMVYLNGINNASGYGQQQNILTPNSLDNQITNAINSSSGAKIAANEQDAITETLNALEKFQQQNPNYDFNGNTTLQKLFDTQDKGSIYYQLKNQGQLLTNTLNNAYNTINTTYTSPNGLESILNNQNLMYSINQAITANTLKQLGVTNYTNFTDYTKAFINNLQQASTNPNSGITTQALTTEMNNMIRLVQLMINSDSSGYLKDYTSSLDNLITELQNAQSQLNNTSMNSVINNILQTISNQTSSVQVFSQNLSQLLASKNSTDLSQLQSFIKEINQKMANLENSIQSHTDTRAFYQYNAGVSKQQGIANGIGVSIGYKQFFGKQRFFGIRYYGFFDYNHASIGVTSNQVATNIYTYGVGTDLLYNFFRRTFVSKAINVGIFGGIQIAGNTWESSLDNQIKSQWGSKAINPTNFQFLFNLGFRTNFASLISQASSKKFLRGRLLQQGIEFGVKIPTINQQYLKSHSADLEYRRLYSFYVNYVVGF; encoded by the coding sequence ATGATTTTAAACACTTATCAACAAAACCGCAATAAAATAAAAATTTTTAGTCAATCACTCGCTTTAAGCACCCTTTTAAGCTCTATGTTGGTCGCTGAAGACAATGGATTTTATGCATCTATTGGCTATCAAATCGGTCAAGCTCAACAAAAAGTCAATAACAAAAGCTCTGTTATCACTCAAAAAATTATTAGTGAAATGCAAAATGATGCTAATTATATTGCCAATAACAATAATGGCGTGCTAAACTCTTTGTCTAACAGCATTTTAAACGCTTTTTTCAATGCTTTAAGTAATACCAATGCAATCGCCTCTTGTGCGAATGGTCAAATTGATTGCTCTAACAATCAAGCTGGTGTGATTAAGACCATTCAAAAGCGCCTAGAGGCAGATAGTAACACTCAAAAAGCCTATTATAGTAGCTTGAATTTGCAAAATCTTGCTACACAGCTTATCGCCACTATAGGTCAAAGTAGCTGGAATAAAGCCCACACTTACAACCCTTTAGTAGATATTATGAAACTAAGTAGCGCCAATCTTAACTCTATGGTCAAAAACTCCATCTCACTCTTCCCAAATATTGATAATCTCAACCCTCAATCATCAATGAATCAAGTGCAAAAAGACTATAACGCTTTAAAAGTCTTTGTAGATAAGGCTAACTTATTAAACAATGCTTTAGAAAAGCCTTTAATGGATAGCTATCTTAATGAATTAAATAATATCGCTAGTGAAACGCACAGCCAAGAGGCTATCAATAGCCTTAAAAACATTCAAGAGCAATTTCAGGGTATCAACGCCCTTATAAACGAGCAAGCAAGCTCTGGGGGTTGTTCCTATTCTAATAATCCACCCTATTTTGCTACGGCTAATAGCACCAACAATCTAGGCACAGGGTGTAATCAAACTTTAGCTATAAATGTCCTTTCTAGCGATTTACAAAAGAAACTAGAAACCTTGCAAAACACTCTAGCTAATGATTTGAAACATCTCGCCGATGTGCCTAATAACAGCGCCAAAAACGCATACGCTCAAATTTTAGAAACCATGAAAAATCAAGTGGGGGGCATTCTCAATGCTAACACCCTAAGCAACCTTATGGTCTATCTCAATGGCATTAACAATGCTAGTGGTTATGGCCAACAACAAAATATCCTTACCCCAAATAGCTTGGATAATCAAATCACTAATGCCATCAACTCTTCTAGTGGGGCTAAAATCGCTGCCAACGAACAAGATGCCATTACTGAAACTCTTAACGCTCTTGAAAAATTCCAACAACAAAACCCTAACTATGATTTTAATGGCAACACCACTTTACAAAAACTTTTTGACACACAAGACAAAGGCAGTATCTATTATCAGCTAAAAAACCAAGGTCAACTTCTAACCAACACTCTAAATAACGCTTATAACACTATCAATACCACTTACACAAGCCCAAATGGGCTAGAAAGCATTTTGAATAATCAAAACTTGATGTATTCAATCAATCAAGCCATTACAGCTAATACCCTTAAACAACTAGGCGTTACTAATTACACTAATTTTACCGATTACACTAAAGCTTTTATCAACAACTTACAACAAGCCAGCACTAATCCAAATAGTGGCATAACCACACAAGCCCTTACCACTGAAATGAATAACATGATAAGGCTCGTGCAACTGATGATAAACTCTGATAGCTCAGGCTATCTCAAAGACTATACAAGTAGTTTGGATAATCTCATTACTGAATTGCAAAATGCACAATCACAATTAAACAATACTTCTATGAATAGCGTTATCAATAATATTTTGCAAACCATTAGCAATCAAACTTCTAGCGTGCAAGTCTTTAGTCAAAATCTATCCCAACTACTAGCTAGTAAAAATAGCACCGACTTGAGTCAATTACAATCCTTTATTAAAGAAATCAATCAAAAAATGGCGAACTTGGAAAACAGCATACAATCGCACACAGACACTAGAGCTTTTTATCAATATAATGCGGGAGTTTCTAAGCAACAAGGCATCGCTAATGGTATTGGCGTATCCATAGGATACAAACAATTCTTTGGCAAGCAACGATTCTTTGGCATAAGGTATTATGGCTTTTTTGATTATAACCATGCTTCTATTGGAGTAACTTCCAATCAAGTAGCGACTAATATCTATACTTATGGCGTGGGGACTGACTTGCTTTATAATTTCTTTAGAAGAACTTTTGTGAGTAAGGCGATTAATGTAGGGATTTTTGGGGGCATTCAAATTGCTGGAAACACATGGGAAAGCTCTTTGGATAATCAAATCAAATCTCAATGGGGTTCTAAAGCAATCAATCCCACTAATTTTCAATTTTTATTCAATTTAGGCTTTAGAACCAACTTCGCCTCCCTAATAAGCCAAGCTAGTTCTAAAAAATTTTTAAGAGGTAGGCTTTTGCAACAAGGCATTGAATTTGGCGTAAAAATCCCCACTATCAACCAACAATACTTAAAAAGTCATAGTGCAGATTTAGAATACAGAAGGCTTTATTCTTTTTATGTAAACTATGTGGTTGGCTTTTAA
- a CDS encoding outer membrane protein has protein sequence MVCNHTRNNTTIQQYNNTTIQQYNNTTILTRLNSSLPKTFFAFTLGSLLSANTLIAEENGWFFGISYETSYAKQNIKNPGANIASELRKTISSSVTKNHKSVTPLTYMAQIIGENTKALMQAICPGASDKNPCTNGASKSGPTFAPYNPTNLNNALTALNTLISESQKNANDPNFSPTTILNNQTLDAQQIANIVLNDVNSAIATLMYNQSASGAMNGNYQGFVGKINGKTISTQELFNSIAQITSFGIDSGFQYVPCDSKCQQANSNVSSGSYEYSNTNGLAITNIEDSMNIFEAKANALNKNSNETQYQNLLVNGQNLANKMGQLQDYAKNNLIINSSQQIGLNKANQEVLDTLKQLHAQNSALNAITLLPGFASQSNSVSNMNGFGAKIGYKQFFGQKKWFGLRYYGFFDYGYAGFNNNISVKTNLVTYGAGMDSLFNVFQRKGKSSSFSLGLFLGFQLAGQTWISSLNQILPSGSKINHSSFQFLFNYGFRTYFSKKYTNSSQKPLQQGFEIGMKVPTIPQTYVKNSGLQVDYMRSYSFYLSYLIGF, from the coding sequence GTGGTATGCAATCACACACGCAACAATACAACAATACAACAATACAACAATACAACAATACAACAATACAACAATACAACAATACTAACACGCCTTAATTCATCTCTTCCAAAAACTTTCTTTGCTTTTACTTTAGGTTCGCTTTTAAGCGCTAACACACTTATTGCTGAAGAAAATGGTTGGTTTTTTGGCATTTCGTATGAAACAAGCTACGCCAAACAAAATATCAAAAATCCTGGGGCTAACATTGCAAGCGAATTAAGAAAAACCATAAGTTCAAGCGTAACTAAAAACCATAAGTCTGTAACCCCTCTAACTTATATGGCGCAAATCATAGGCGAAAACACTAAAGCTCTTATGCAAGCTATTTGTCCGGGGGCAAGCGATAAGAATCCTTGCACTAATGGGGCATCAAAATCAGGGCCAACTTTTGCTCCCTATAACCCTACTAACCTCAATAATGCTCTCACAGCACTTAACACACTAATTAGCGAGTCTCAAAAAAATGCTAATGACCCTAATTTTTCCCCTACAACCATTCTAAATAACCAAACCTTAGATGCCCAGCAAATCGCTAATATCGTTTTAAACGATGTTAATAGTGCTATTGCCACTTTGATGTATAACCAATCCGCATCAGGAGCGATGAATGGAAACTATCAAGGCTTTGTAGGAAAAATCAATGGCAAGACTATTAGCACTCAAGAGCTTTTTAATAGCATTGCTCAAATCACTTCTTTTGGCATTGATAGCGGATTTCAGTATGTGCCATGCGATAGCAAATGCCAACAAGCTAATAGCAATGTTAGTAGTGGCTCATATGAATACTCCAATACCAATGGCTTAGCTATCACTAATATTGAAGATAGTATGAATATTTTTGAAGCAAAAGCCAACGCCTTAAACAAAAATTCTAATGAGACTCAATACCAAAACTTATTAGTTAATGGGCAAAACCTAGCCAATAAAATGGGACAACTACAAGATTACGCTAAAAATAATTTAATTATCAATAGCTCCCAACAAATAGGTCTTAACAAAGCTAATCAAGAAGTCCTTGACACACTCAAACAACTCCATGCGCAAAACTCCGCATTAAATGCTATCACGCTTTTACCGGGCTTTGCCTCGCAGTCTAATAGCGTGTCTAATATGAATGGCTTTGGAGCTAAAATAGGTTACAAGCAATTCTTTGGGCAAAAGAAGTGGTTTGGCTTGAGATATTATGGCTTTTTTGACTATGGCTATGCTGGGTTTAATAACAATATAAGTGTGAAAACCAATCTAGTTACTTATGGGGCTGGAATGGATAGCCTATTTAATGTTTTCCAACGCAAAGGCAAATCTAGCTCCTTTTCTTTAGGACTCTTTTTAGGCTTTCAATTAGCAGGGCAGACTTGGATAAGCTCTTTAAATCAAATTCTTCCAAGTGGCTCTAAAATCAATCATTCTAGCTTTCAATTCTTGTTTAACTATGGCTTTAGAACTTATTTTTCCAAAAAATACACCAATTCTTCTCAAAAGCCCTTGCAACAAGGCTTTGAAATTGGCATGAAAGTCCCCACTATCCCACAAACCTATGTCAAAAATAGCGGTTTGCAAGTGGATTATATGCGTTCATATAGTTTTTATTTGAGTTATTTAATAGGATTTTAA
- a CDS encoding YihY family inner membrane protein gives MFNLRVFLRNLRGFFHLVKMCFPARLKKFFEGIGELFSYASSLSFYTILSLSPILLFVFTIFVSSYMQAHVGEVEALIFPNAPKLMSAIKEFLETFKKTDMTLGVIEAFSILVALVLFCENYRNIASKIFEARPRDYIYFKGREIFLFWGFGTTLVFLFALPLVVFFDIKIQVFFDDRNSSLLHCLRWIGTYGFFLILFTIPTNHVFLHRFWVFLWVFFTSVSWHILKWAFTYYVLYNRTYHELYGNVSILWFLMSWVYISWLVILLGMYGCKICDKYDPKRVLQGILSFLKIK, from the coding sequence ATGTTTAACTTAAGAGTGTTTTTAAGAAACTTAAGAGGATTTTTCCACTTGGTTAAGATGTGTTTTCCAGCTCGCCTAAAAAAATTTTTTGAAGGGATTGGCGAGCTTTTTTCTTATGCCTCAAGCTTAAGTTTTTATACGATTTTATCGCTCTCGCCCATTTTGTTGTTTGTGTTTACGATTTTTGTTTCTTCATATATGCAAGCGCATGTGGGCGAAGTGGAGGCACTTATTTTCCCTAACGCACCAAAGCTTATGAGCGCTATTAAGGAGTTTTTAGAAACTTTTAAAAAGACAGATATGACTTTGGGCGTGATAGAGGCTTTTTCCATTCTTGTGGCTTTAGTATTGTTTTGTGAAAATTATCGCAATATTGCCTCTAAGATTTTTGAGGCACGACCAAGAGACTATATCTATTTTAAGGGTAGAGAAATCTTTTTATTTTGGGGTTTTGGCACTACTTTAGTGTTTTTATTTGCTCTGCCATTAGTGGTATTTTTTGATATTAAAATCCAAGTGTTTTTTGATGATAGAAACTCTAGCTTGTTGCATTGTTTGCGTTGGATTGGGACTTATGGGTTTTTTTTAATCCTTTTTACTATTCCTACTAATCATGTATTTTTGCATAGATTTTGGGTGTTTTTATGGGTATTTTTTACAAGCGTTTCTTGGCACATTTTAAAATGGGCGTTCACTTACTATGTGCTGTATAATCGCACCTATCACGAATTATATGGAAATGTATCTATTTTATGGTTTTTGATGAGTTGGGTGTATATCTCATGGCTTGTGATTTTGCTTGGTATGTATGGGTGCAAGATATGTGATAAATATGACCCAAAGAGAGTATTGCAAGGGATTTTGAGTTTTTTAAAAATCAAATAA
- a CDS encoding S6 family peptidase — MKFRLHWLTLALFFDTSINAQTLNLDNFYWRDYMDFGQNLGKFDPNNFNPNSDKDFTYDGKNGVVADFSGIPDFSSRNLAGNVTSLGRNITVTAHHIRCTDFEKKDGIQSANQSKLQTWGNTSYEFDYESDPQCKDPNSTTRLNGLHQKTYGRDTMYVRTKKYIVEGSSSPLDVGFDKNPSEQVNNIIKEKGAYKQERFDKQNELDKELTDYLLKNIKTDKNGMPQAFQSGSGTLNFIIDNKLYGDLKDKENGVVRGILLGHISKSGGSWLLRDDYSSSGQPNPLVRWGSQSSWKKGTKADEEEKQSFNGEGFYLSVFGSMPWKDKDAFKLNPFFAGVDQGDSGSALIAYDTKQNKWVVLGVLSQGVQSNSSDITGASADYSPVLNVDYQNYKKQFENEMKDNDTSKIQANKDNIFKSEITDKTLTFDTNTNLNGTGLVFESGEWTLKGNANAKDLAGLDIAKNASVTWDNLTLEKGDLHKVGEGSLKVMNATNGNLRFGEGIVELGTSSAFNNIYITGQNATLKLGNNITNSTQHNSLDKKIFFAKGGGILDLNGHDQIFTQFSADNNHAKIINSNLIKETTLTLDLKANPTINQNGSSDDKGNPIFVESLPTQGVEKNAVIMHAHIGNTTKESSNNSKLNLNINSTNNQVTTILDGGFNVNHVTINNETILQSHPTTHASFRESKYNPSAKKPTQAEVCNEAKNGKLNYDRYYEDPKIQCLIETYKTTINPKLPDYMDITRPSTLTQPDWDKRTYTAQKVTIKSNATLKVTSSTDLKSDVELQDNATLILGDKTHYADFYDGENTTGNGFAYKQLVTSKNIDTIFKTQGFSNSINATKANITSYLENFAPSSLKMNGGTLNADYLTLKAGNQATLTDTKTEIKNLNIQGGTLTHNSTLNVNESLKMTSGNLSAETINLKNIKDFTQNQGTINAKTINLNNSVLNTPMNVNNLANLKIENHSQAYLDHLTLQAQPLENPTPMQALATIQNNTPILKITGDNTSNLLVNNLNISSGTSTLPINTEVIQNLNITQGTTQTILQGNDKTLTLANDAKINVKIDKAFSDEVVTTGNEIQRTISLPTLNDKRLIKDVFITDNSNKNYYYTYNFSGNDLIIKKSNENPLSNKALHKLSNNYHFLALLKNATNPTIEREFKAMAMTRNQIGMQNLVNKTNSDLSSVASLRDPNDVMFLLELENDPILRGKSEIFTKTRASNIGVSQYLGGHYASKNGFKIGIGGQAGRVYLGRATIQYNSNEEESGFGLAIQTSYAQLKEKSKFNAITLNNTQNASWQTRIIDSRVAGEYRLVLNSLSLIAQVVLGYQQHNNSAFSTQDFYAKSAQRQWFTSGAKAIVRFTPNRFSMELQGGITHFAHLGKNSQEVSFIYDPLFATYKGVKAKLQWFASLNARYLITQHFFLGASIGQSLKYTMGEFSLGWSF; from the coding sequence ATGAAATTCCGCTTACATTGGCTCACTTTAGCCTTATTTTTTGATACCTCCATAAACGCTCAAACCTTAAACTTAGACAATTTCTATTGGCGAGATTACATGGATTTTGGACAAAATTTAGGCAAGTTTGACCCTAACAACTTTAATCCTAATAGCGATAAAGACTTCACTTATGATGGCAAAAATGGCGTAGTGGCTGATTTTTCAGGCATACCAGATTTTTCCTCACGCAACTTAGCCGGAAATGTTACATCTTTAGGGCGTAATATCACCGTTACCGCACATCATATCAGATGCACAGATTTTGAAAAAAAAGATGGCATTCAGTCTGCCAATCAATCCAAATTACAAACATGGGGCAATACTTCTTATGAATTTGATTATGAGTCTGACCCTCAATGCAAAGACCCTAATAGCACAACAAGGCTAAATGGACTCCACCAAAAAACCTATGGGCGAGATACGATGTATGTGCGCACTAAAAAATACATTGTAGAAGGGTCTTCAAGCCCTTTAGATGTAGGGTTTGATAAAAATCCTAGCGAACAGGTAAATAATATAATAAAAGAAAAAGGCGCATACAAACAAGAACGATTTGACAAACAAAATGAGCTAGACAAAGAACTTACCGACTACTTGTTAAAAAATATCAAAACAGATAAAAATGGCATGCCCCAAGCCTTTCAATCTGGCTCAGGCACTTTAAACTTCATCATAGATAACAAACTTTATGGCGATTTAAAAGATAAAGAAAATGGCGTTGTGCGTGGCATTTTATTAGGACATATAAGTAAAAGTGGGGGTTCTTGGCTCTTAAGAGACGATTATTCTTCAAGCGGACAACCCAACCCATTAGTGCGCTGGGGGTCTCAATCTTCTTGGAAAAAAGGAACAAAAGCCGATGAAGAAGAAAAACAATCTTTTAATGGAGAAGGGTTTTATCTCTCTGTTTTTGGCTCTATGCCTTGGAAAGACAAAGATGCTTTTAAGCTCAATCCTTTCTTTGCGGGTGTAGACCAAGGCGATAGCGGTTCAGCGCTCATTGCCTATGATACCAAACAAAATAAATGGGTAGTGCTTGGTGTGCTTTCCCAAGGCGTTCAAAGCAATTCTAGCGATATAACGGGGGCATCGGCGGACTATTCGCCCGTGCTAAATGTGGATTATCAAAATTATAAAAAACAATTTGAAAATGAAATGAAAGATAACGACACAAGTAAAATACAAGCAAATAAAGACAATATTTTTAAAAGCGAAATCACAGACAAAACCTTAACTTTTGATACTAATACTAATCTAAATGGCACAGGACTAGTTTTTGAAAGTGGTGAGTGGACACTTAAGGGGAATGCGAATGCTAAAGACTTAGCCGGATTAGATATTGCTAAAAATGCTAGTGTTACATGGGATAACTTAACGCTTGAAAAGGGCGATTTGCATAAAGTAGGCGAAGGCTCTCTTAAGGTAATGAATGCAACTAATGGGAATTTACGCTTTGGCGAAGGCATTGTAGAATTAGGGACAAGTAGCGCATTCAATAATATTTATATTACCGGACAAAATGCGACTTTAAAACTAGGTAATAACATAACAAATAGCACGCAACATAATTCTTTAGATAAAAAAATCTTTTTTGCTAAAGGTGGGGGGATTTTAGATTTAAATGGACACGACCAAATTTTCACGCAATTTTCAGCTGATAATAACCATGCAAAAATCATTAATAGCAACCTAATAAAAGAAACAACTCTTACCCTAGATTTAAAGGCAAACCCCACTATCAATCAAAATGGGAGTAGTGATGACAAAGGAAATCCTATTTTTGTAGAAAGCTTGCCTACTCAAGGCGTAGAAAAAAACGCTGTGATTATGCATGCTCACATTGGAAATACCACAAAAGAAAGCTCAAACAACAGCAAGCTTAACTTAAATATCAATTCAACAAACAATCAAGTAACCACTATTTTAGATGGCGGTTTTAATGTCAATCATGTAACCATTAATAACGAAACCATTTTGCAATCGCACCCTACAACCCATGCGAGTTTTAGGGAAAGTAAGTATAACCCAAGCGCCAAAAAGCCAACCCAAGCAGAAGTGTGCAATGAAGCAAAAAATGGAAAATTGAATTATGATCGCTACTATGAAGACCCAAAAATACAATGTCTCATTGAAACTTATAAAACTACAATCAACCCTAAATTACCCGACTATATGGATATTACCCGCCCAAGCACTCTCACTCAGCCTGATTGGGATAAACGCACCTATACAGCACAAAAAGTAACGATAAAGAGTAACGCAACCCTAAAAGTTACAAGCTCTACAGATTTAAAGAGTGATGTAGAGCTACAAGACAATGCCACTTTAATTCTAGGCGACAAAACCCATTACGCTGATTTTTATGATGGCGAAAATACTACCGGTAATGGTTTCGCATACAAACAGCTTGTAACAAGCAAAAATATAGATACTATCTTTAAAACTCAAGGTTTTAGCAACAGCATTAACGCAACTAAGGCAAATATTACAAGCTATTTAGAAAACTTCGCTCCTAGCTCGCTAAAAATGAATGGCGGAACATTAAATGCGGACTATTTAACGCTTAAAGCCGGTAATCAAGCCACCCTTACTGACACTAAAACAGAAATTAAAAATTTAAACATTCAAGGTGGAACTCTTACACATAATAGCACGCTTAATGTGAATGAGAGCCTAAAAATGACTAGTGGAAATCTTAGCGCTGAAACTATCAATCTTAAAAATATAAAAGATTTTACTCAAAATCAAGGCACAATCAATGCTAAAACCATTAATCTCAATAATAGTGTGCTAAATACCCCTATGAATGTAAATAATCTAGCTAATCTAAAAATAGAAAATCATAGTCAAGCTTATTTAGACCATTTAACCCTACAAGCTCAACCATTAGAAAATCCCACACCCATGCAAGCTCTAGCCACCATACAAAACAATACGCCTATTTTAAAGATTACAGGCGATAACACTTCAAATTTATTAGTTAATAATCTCAATATTTCAAGCGGAACCTCAACACTACCAATCAATACAGAAGTCATTCAAAATCTTAATATCACTCAAGGCACAACCCAAACAATTCTGCAAGGCAATGATAAAACATTGACCTTAGCTAACGACGCCAAAATCAATGTCAAAATAGATAAAGCATTTTCAGATGAGGTAGTAACCACGGGAAATGAAATTCAACGCACCATATCTTTACCCACTTTAAACGACAAGCGTTTGATTAAAGATGTATTCATTACTGACAATTCCAACAAAAATTATTACTATACTTATAATTTCAGTGGCAATGATTTGATTATTAAGAAAAGCAATGAGAACCCTTTATCTAATAAAGCATTACACAAACTCTCTAACAACTACCACTTCTTAGCCTTACTCAAAAACGCTACGAACCCTACCATAGAGAGAGAATTTAAGGCTATGGCTATGACAAGAAACCAAATAGGCATGCAAAATCTAGTCAATAAAACCAATAGTGATTTAAGTAGTGTAGCAAGCTTGAGAGACCCCAATGATGTGATGTTTCTTTTGGAATTAGAGAACGACCCTATTTTAAGGGGCAAGAGTGAAATCTTTACCAAAACTCGTGCAAGCAATATTGGTGTGAGTCAATATCTAGGGGGGCATTATGCAAGTAAAAACGGATTTAAAATCGGCATAGGAGGACAAGCTGGGCGGGTGTATCTAGGAAGAGCTACGATTCAATACAATAGCAATGAAGAAGAATCTGGGTTTGGGTTGGCTATTCAAACTAGCTATGCACAGCTCAAAGAAAAATCCAAATTTAATGCTATAACCTTAAATAACACTCAAAATGCTAGTTGGCAAACACGCATTATAGATAGTAGAGTTGCTGGGGAGTATCGCTTGGTATTAAATAGCCTTTCTTTAATAGCTCAAGTAGTCTTAGGCTATCAACAACACAATAACAGCGCTTTCTCTACGCAAGATTTTTACGCTAAAAGCGCTCAAAGACAATGGTTTACTAGTGGAGCAAAAGCCATTGTGCGTTTTACGCCCAATCGTTTTTCTATGGAACTTCAAGGTGGCATAACCCATTTCGCACATTTAGGCAAAAACTCACAAGAAGTGAGTTTTATCTATGACCCTTTGTTTGCGACCTATAAGGGAGTTAAAGCCAAATTGCAATGGTTTGCAAGCTTAAATGCGAGATACTTAATCACACAGCATTTTTTCTTAGGGGCGAGTATTGGACAAAGTTTGAAATACACTATGGGTGAGTTTAGCTTAGGGTGGAGTTTTTAA